The following are encoded in a window of Sebastes umbrosus isolate fSebUmb1 chromosome 7, fSebUmb1.pri, whole genome shotgun sequence genomic DNA:
- the LOC119491548 gene encoding trace amine-associated receptor 13c-like: protein MTFGLSEEQYCFPGSNASCVREQFSVGTKVALYLLFTLGMLVTILGNSVVIVSIGHFKQLHNPTNVLIVSLALVDLLVGVTVMPFSTIRTIHGCWFYGDDFCMLHSCFDMFLTTVSIFHLICIAVDRQQAICNPLHYSRNITMSVAWIMVCASWALAAVYSYGLLYSKANVAGLEDYIASIDCLGSCNLLFNSLWGILDSIASFFFPCTVMVCLYTKIFVVAKEHVRKIGDMGKCSNDRVGGGLIKQSEHKAAKTLGIVLGAFIFCWMPFFINSIIDVYIGFNTPVAIFEAFVWLGYFNSTLNPIIYAFFYPWFKKCFYLIVNLKIFTPHSSNIKVHILTNL from the coding sequence ATGACTTTTGGCCTTTCTGAAGAGCAGTACTGTTTTCCAGGCTCTAATGCCTCGTGTGTTAGAGAACAGTTCAGTGTGGGGACTAAAGTTGCCCTCTATTTGTTGTTTACTTTAGGCATGCTGGTTACCATTTTAGGGAACTCTGTTGTTATTGTGTCAATAGGTCATTTCAAGCAGTTGCATAATCCTACCAATGTGCTTATTGTATCTCTTGCTCTGGTTGATCTACTAGTGGGTGTCACTGTGATGCCCTTCAGCACCATCCGGACCATTCACGGCTGCTGGTTCTATGGTGATGACTTCTGTATGCTGCACTCATGTTTTGATATGTTTCTTACCACTGTCTCTATCTTCCACCTAATTTGTATTGCTGTTGACAGACAACAAGCCATATGCAATCCTCTGCATTATTCTAGGAATATCACAATGTCAGTGGCCTGGATTATGGTATGTGCTAGCTGGGCACTGGCTGCTGTCTACTCTTATGGACTACTTTACTCAAAGGCCAATGTAGCAGGGTTAGAGGATTACATTGCATCGATAGACTGCCTTGGCAGTTGTAACCTTCTCTTTAACTCCCTTTGGGGAATCCTGGACAGTATtgcctcttttttctttccctgcACTGTGATGGTTTGCCTGTACACTAAAATATTTGTTGTGGCTAAAGAGCATGTAAGAAAAATTGGAGATATGGGCAAATGTTCAAATGACAGAGTAGGAGGTGGGTTGATTAAGCAGTCTGAGCATAAGGCTGCAAAGACTCTGGGTATTGTGCTTGGTGCATTCATCTTTTGTTGGATGCCCttttttataaattctataATTGATGTCTACATTGGTTTCAATACACCTGTTGCCATCTTTGAAGCATTTGTTTGGTTAGGTTATTTCAATTCAACATTAAACCCAATTATCTATGCCTTCTTTTATCCTTGGTTTAAGAAATGCTTTTATCTCATTGTCAATCTGAAAATATTCACCCCCCATTCCTCAAACATAAAGGTGCATATTCTGACAAATTTATGA
- the LOC119491549 gene encoding trace amine-associated receptor 13c-like produces the protein MTFGLSEAQYCFPGFNTSCVREQFSVGTKVALYLLFTLGMLVTILGNSVVIVSIGHFKELHNPTNVLILSLAFADLLVGVIVMPFSTIRTIHGCWFYGDDFCLLHSCFEMFLTSVSIFHLICIAVDRQQAICNPLHYSRNITMSVAWIMVCASWALAAVYTYGLLYSKANVAGLEDYIASINCLGSCYLLFNPLWGILDCVASFFFPCTVMVCLYTKIFFVAKEHVRKIGDMSKCSNDRVGGGLIKQSEHKAAKTLGIVLGAFIFCWMPFFINSITDAFTGFSTPVAIFEASVWLGYFNSTLNPIIYAFFYPWFKKCFYLIVNLKIFTPHSSTIKVHILTNL, from the coding sequence ATGACTTTTGGCCTTTCTGAAGCGCAGTACTGTTTTCCAGGCTTTAATACCTCGTGTGTTAGAGAACAGTTCAGTGTGGGGACTAAAGTTGCCCTCTATTTGTTGTTTACTTTAGGCATGCTGGTTACCATTTTAGGGAACTCTGTTGTCATTGTTTCAATAGGTCATTTTAAGGAGTTGCATAATCCTACCAACGTCCTTATTTTATCTCTTGCTTTTGCAGACCTTCTTGTGGGTGTCATTGTGATGCCCTTCAGCACCATCCGTACCATTCACGGCTGCTGGTTCTATGGTGATGACTTCTGTCTGCTGCACTCATGTTTTGAAATGTTTCTAACCTCTGTCTCTATCTTCCACCTAATTTGCATTGCTGTTGACAGACAACAGGCCATATGCAATCCTCTGCATTATTCTAGGAATATCACAATGTCAGTGGCCTGGATTATGGTATGTGCTAGCTGGGCTTTGGCTGCTGTCTACACTTATGGACTACTTTACTCAAAGGCCAACGTAGCAGGGTTAGAGGATTACATTGCATCGATAAACTGCCTTGGCAGTTGTTACCTTCTCTTTAACCCCCTTTGGGGAATCCTTGACTGTGTtgcctcttttttctttccctgcACTGTGATGGTTTGTCTGTacactaaaatattttttgtggCTAAAGAGCATGTAAGAAAGATTGGAGATATGAGCAAATGTTCAAATGACAGAGTAGGAGGTGGGTTGATTAAGCAGTCTGAGCATAAGGCTGCAAAGACTCTAGGTATTGTGCTTGGTGCATTCATCTTTTGTTGGATGCCCttttttataaattctataACTGATGCCTTTACTGGTTTCAGTACACCTGTTGCCATATTTGAAGCATCTGTTTGGTTGGGTTACTTCAATTCAACATTAAACCCAATTATCTATGCCTTCTTTTATCCTTGGTTTAAGAAATGCTTTTATCTCATTGTCAATCTGAAAATATTCACCCCCCATTCTTCAACCATAAAGGTGCATATTCTGACAAATTTATGA
- the LOC119492119 gene encoding trace amine-associated receptor 13c-like gives MLVTILGNSVGNFKELHNPTNVLILSLALADLLVGVTVMPFSTIRTIHGCWFYGDGFCLLHSCFVMFLTSVSIFQLICIAVDRQQAICNPLHYSRNITMSVAWIMVCASWALAAVYSYGLLYSKANVAGLEDYIASIDCLGSCNLLFNSLWGILDCVASFFFPCTVMVCLYTKIFVVAKEHVRKIGDMSKCSNDRVGGGLIKQSEHKAAKTLGIVLGAFIF, from the coding sequence ATGCTGGTTACCATTTTAGGGAACTCTGTTGGTAATTTCAAGGAGTTGCATAATCCTACCAACGTCCTTATTTTATCTCTTGCTCTTGCAGACCTACTTGTGGGTGTCACTGTGATGCCCTTCAGCACCATCCGTACCATTCATGGTTGCTGGTTCTATGGTGATGGCTTCTGTCTGCTGCACTCATGTTTTGTAATGTTTCTTACCTCTGTCTCTATCTTCCAACTAATTTGCATTGCTGTTGACAGACAACAAGCCATATGCAATCCTCTGCATTATTCTAGGAATATCACAATGTCAGTGGCCTGGATTATGGTATGTGCAAGCTGGGCTTTGGCTGCTGTCTACTCTTATGGACTACTTTACTCAAAGGCCAATGTAGCAGGGTTAGAGGATTACATTGCATCGATAGACTGCCTTGGCAGTTGTAACCTTCTCTTTAACTCCCTTTGGGGAATCCTTGACTGTGTtgcctcttttttctttccctgcACTGTGATGGTTTGTCTGTACACTAAAATATTTGTTGTGGCTAAAGAGCATGTAAGAAAGATTGGAGATATGAGCAAATGTTCAAATGACAGAGTAGGAGGTGGGTTGATTAAGCAGTCTGAGCATAAGGCTGCAAAGACTCTAGGTATTGTGCTTGGTGCATTCATCTTTTGA
- the LOC119492018 gene encoding trace amine-associated receptor 13c-like: protein MSFDLSQEQYCFPGSNASCVRAHFSVGAKVALYLLFTLGMLVTILGNSVVIVSIGHFKQLHNPTNVLIVSLALVDLLVGVTVMPFSTIRTIHGCWFYGDDFCLLHSSFDVFFTTLSIFHLICIAVDRQQAICNPLHYSRNITMSVAWIMVCASWALAAVYSYGLLYSKANVAGLEDYIASIDCLGSCYLLFNPLWGVLDSIVCFFFPCTVMVCLYTKIFIVAKEHVRKIGDMHNRSNVREGGGLIKQSEHKAAKTLGIVLGAYIFCWMPFFINSIIDVYIGFSTPVAIFEAFVWLGYFNSTLNPIIYAFFYPCFKKCLYCIVTLKAYPSNP from the coding sequence ATGTCATTTGACCTTTCTCAAGAGCAGTACTGTTTTCCAGGCTCTAATGCCTCGTGTGTTAGAGCACATTTCAGTGTGGGGGCTAAAGTTGCCCTCTATTTGCTGTTTACTTTAGGAATGCTGGTTACCATTTTAGGGAACTCTGTTGTTATTGTGTCAATAGGTCATTTCAAGCAGTTGCATAATCCTACCAATGTGCTTATTGTATCTCTTGCTCTGGTTGATCTACTAGTGGGTGTCACTGTGATGCCCTTCAGCACCATCCGGACCATTCACGGCTGCTGGTTCTATGGTGATGACTTCTGTCTGCTGCACTCATcttttgatgtgtttttcacCACTCTGTCTATCTTCCACCTAATTTGCATTGCTGTTGACAGACAACAAGCCATATGCAATCCTCTGCATTATTCTAGGAATATCACAATGTCTGTGGCATGGATTATGGTATGTGCTAGCTGGGCACTGGCTGCTGTCTACTCTTATGGACTACTTTACTCAAAGGCCAATGTAGCAGGGTTAGAGGATTACATTGCATCGATAGACTGCCTTGGCAGTTGTTACCTTCTCTTTAACCCCCTCTGGGGAGTCCTGGACAGTATTGTCTGCTTTTTCTTTCCCTGCACTGTGATGGTTTGCCTGTATACTAAAATATTTATTGTGGCCAAAGAGCATGTAAGAAAGATTGGAGATATGCACAATCGTTCAAATGTCAGAGAAGGAGGTGGGTTGATTAAGCAGTCTGAGCATAAGGCTGCAAAGACTCTGGGTATTGTGCTTGGTGCATACATCTTTTGCTGGATGCCCttttttataaattctataATTGATGTCTACATTGGCTTCAGTACACCTGTTGCCATCTTTGAAGCATTTGTTTGGTTGGGTTACTTCAATTCAACATTAAACCCAATTATTTATGCCTTCTTTTATCCCTGcttcaaaaaatgtttatattgtattgtCACTCTAAAAGCATATCCGTCAAACCCCTAA
- the phf12b gene encoding PHD finger protein 12 isoform X1, translating into MWDKMETPTIVYDLDTSGGLMEQIQTLLAPPKSEEVEKRSRKLVRDVRRSGRATNHDTCDSCREGGDLLCCDHCPAAFHLQCCNPPLSEEMLPPGEWMCHRCNVRKKKREQKSEQTNGLPEKSSSKRSVSPAVELELNAGPLRLDGLPPGAGAAGPGLRVAQVRLLDRRTSSRPSSRPGTPTSNTSSTPTPSEEQNDGEEEAAEPEDEVLGSEHEGATLSAPTPRLLKRPFQLLIAAAMERNPTQFQLPSELTCTTALPGSSKRRRKEELLGKPFRRPQHELDPNGLVPLPVKVCFSCSRSCRLAPLIQCDYCPLLFHMDCLDPPLTALPAGKWMCPNHVEHLVLNQRSLSLSSRCQLFDHFQDRMSQHAVKLDFLRRVHRQNAPNRRTTHQHNKKTMKVPDAIKSQYQNPPHMLLPAGVRQLELVCSGVPDHQPSKHLTSEAEQQEWLQDVIALQCSIMRHLSIKQKASSAASTLSPVTSSTEWVSEQKASTKSCVTSEGMKTPSSLGRTSLPDPCSKPCSTPNDPQGASLLRDTLAETGVCKCSPTPCQNCRKPNGPLAEECQPPKANGPIDCNSASDSCRQAELQHRLMTSTTPPDSAPASVLVNHIGAETVKKEPESTTEACAQKNCPTALTIWPHSGQQNHRSQTVLQQECMSSDEKPTYSITSSARSYTPPKGNQEHDSTKLRSSSLSPDIKAGPGLMGSLLPSTLSSIANLSSCMKDGKEEERGIELDKLDAEMIKLLAWQRIQQLFPPKVPSTPLPPATSAAPKTPTPCPDSQKKVQARAVFYPLTGKGGAVSMCYRTLYIGSGADMDVCLTNYGHCNYISGKHACIFYDENTKHYELLNYSEHGTTVDNVLYSCDFSEKASPSPPSGLVAKVQGIIRRSKKREDDEGPSSVVGLLPAGGVMSSQPQGGSEPSCSCKASSSSLIGGSGAGWEGTALLHHGSYIKLGCLQFVFSITEFASKQPKEEQTTTPAASCTSTSSNGSSSAASTTTSTAPTTTFTQPQPPPPPPPPTPNTATVSSPSSQDETDTETVPPHQVPVLRSNSIP; encoded by the exons ATGTGGGACAAAATGGAGACCCCGACGATTGTGTACGATCTGGATACCTCTGGGGGCTTAATGGAG caaatCCAAACACTGCTGGCGCCCCCGAAgtcagaggaggtggagaagaggAGTCGGAAGTTGGTGAGAGACGTCCGGAGGAGCGGCAGGGCCACCAACCACGACACCTGCGACAGCTGCCGGGAGGGGGGAGACCTGCTCTGCTGCGATCACTGTCCTGCAGCCTTCCACCTCCAGTGCTG CAACCCACCTCTAAGTGAAGAAATGCTTCCCCCAGGGGAATGGATGTGTCACCGCTGCAATGTTCGAAAAAAG AAGCGAGAGCAGAAGTCAGAACAGACCAACGGCCTACCGGAGAAGTCCTCATCTAAGCGCTCCGTGTCCCCGGCCGTGGAGCTGGAGCTCAACGCCGGCCCACTGCGGCTCGACGGCCTGCCTCCGGGGGCCGGAGCAGCAGGTCCCGGCCTGCGAGTGGCTCAGGTACGCCTCTTGGACCGCAGGACCAGCAGCAGGCCGAGCAGCCGGCCCGGAACGCCCACCTCCAACACTTCGTCCACCCCGACCCCCTCCGAGGAGCAGAACGACGGGGAGGAAGAGGCAGCAGAGCCCGAGGATGAAGTTCTGGGCTCAGAGCACGAGGGTGCTACGCTATCCGCTCCGACTCCACGCCTCCTCAAGAGGCCCTTTCAGCTGCTAATAGCAGCCGCtatggagagaaaccctacgcAGTTCCAGCTGCCCAGTGAGCTCACCTGCACCACTGCACTACCAG GCAGCAGTAAacggaggagaaaagaggagctACTGGGGAAGCCATTCAGGAGGCCTCAGCATGAACTGGATCCCAATGGTCTGGTCCCTCTACCTGTCAAAGTATGCTTTTCTTGCAGCAG GAGTTGCAGGTTGGCCCCCCTGATCCAGTGTGACTATTGTCCCCTTCTTTTCCACATGGACTGTCTGGACCCTCCACTCACAGCTTTACCTGCTGGCAAATGGATGTGTCCAAACCATGTTGAGCACTTAGTG CTGAATCAGAGGAGCCTGAGCCTGTCCAGTCGCTGTCAGCTCTTTGACCATTTCCAGGACAGGATGTCCCAGCACGCCGTCAAGTTGGACTTCCTACGTAGAGTCCATCGGCAGAACGCACCCAACCGGCGCACAACCCACCAGCACAATAAGAAGACCATGAAG GTGCCAGATGCCATCAAGTCCCAGTACCAGAATCCTCCCCACATGCTGCTTCCTGCAGGGGTGCGCCAGTTGGAGCTGGTATGTAGCGGCGTGCCTGACCACCAGCCCTCAAAGCACCTCACCTCAGAGGCTGAGCAGCAGGAG TGGCTTCAGGATGTCATCGCCCTCCAGTGCAGCATCATGCGACACCTATCCATCAAGCAGAAGGCTTCGTCCGCAGCATCCACCCTGTCGCCAGTAACATCGTCAACAGAGTGGGTTTCTGAGCAGAAAGCCAGTACTAAATCATGTGTAACATCAGAGGGCATGAAAACTCCGTCTTCTTTAGGAAGGACTTCCCTCCCCGACCCCTGCTCTAAACCCTGCAGTACGCCCAATGACCCCCAGGGGGCCTCGCTCTTAAGGGACACCCTTGCAGAGACGGGTGTTTGTAAATGCAGCCCGACGCCATGTCAGAACTGTAGGAAACCCAACGGACCTCTAGCAGAGGAGTGTCAGCCTCCCAAAGCCAACGGACCTATAGACTGTAACAGTGCCTCGGACTCCTGCAGGCAGGCTGAGCTGCAGCACAGACTGATGACCAGTACGACACCCCCGGACTCAGCTCCCGCCTCTGTGCTGGTGAACCACATAGGAGCAGAAACGGTTAAAAAGGAGCCCGAGAGCACTACAGAGGCCTGCGCTCAGAAGAACTGCCCCACTGCCCTGACGATATGGCCCCACAGCGGCCAGCAGAACCACAGGAGCCAGACGGTCCTCCAGCAGGAGTGTATGAGCAGCGATGAAAAACCAACCTACTCCATCACCAGCAGCGCCCGCTCATACACACCACCTAAAGGCAACCAGGAGCACGACTCAACCAAGCTGAGGTCGTCTTCACTCTCTCCAG ACATAAAGGCTGGTCCTGGACTGATGGGATCACTGCTGCCCAGCACTCTCTCCTCCATCGCTAACCTGTCCAGCTGCATGAAAGAtggaaaggaggaggaaagag ggattGAGCTGGACAAACTGGATGCAGAGATGATCAAGCTCCTGGCCTGGCAGAGGATCCAGCAGCTCTTCCCCCCCAAAGTGCCCAGCACTCCACTTCCCCCGGCCACCAGCGCAGCCCCCAAAACCCCAACACCCTGCCCTGACA GTCAGAAGAAGGTCCAAGCCCGAGCCGTCTTCTACCCTCTGACAGGAAAAGGAGGAGCTGTCAGCATGTGCTATAGGACGTTATATATAGGATCAG GTGCTGACATGGACGTGTGCCTTACAAACTACGGCCATTGCAACTACATATCGGGGAAACACGCCTGTATTTTCTATGATGAG AATACCAAGCACTATGAGCTGCTCAATTACAGCGAGCACGGCACCACCGTTGACAACGTCCTCTACTCGTGTGACTTCTCTGAGAAGGCCTCTCCATCTCCACCaagcgggctggtggccaaaGTCCAAGGCATCATAC GCCGCAGTAAGAAGCGCGAGGACGACGAGGGTCCCAGCTCCGTGGTGGGTTTGTTGCCGGCCGGCGGAGTGATGAGCAGCCAGCCTCAGGGCGGCTCCGAGCCGTCGTGCAGCTGTAAGGCGAGCAGCTCCAGCCTGATCGGAGGCAGCGGGGCGGGTTGGGAGGGCACGGCCCTACTCCACCACGGCAGCTACATCAAACTGGGTTGCCTCCAGTTTGTCTTCAGCATCACCGAGTTCGCCAGTAAGCAGCCCAAAGAGGAGCAGACCACCACGCCCGCAGCCAGTTGCACTAGCACCAGCAGCAACGGCAGCAGCAGCGCGGCCAGCACCACTACCAGTACCgcccccaccaccaccttcacacaaccacaaccaccaccaccaccaccaccaccaacacccaACACTGCCACAGTGAGCAGCCCCTCCAGCCAGGATGAGACCGACACTGAGACTGTCCCTCCCCACCAAGTGCCCGTACTGCGCTCCAACTCTATTCCATAA
- the phf12b gene encoding PHD finger protein 12 isoform X2 — protein sequence MFEKKKREQKSEQTNGLPEKSSSKRSVSPAVELELNAGPLRLDGLPPGAGAAGPGLRVAQVRLLDRRTSSRPSSRPGTPTSNTSSTPTPSEEQNDGEEEAAEPEDEVLGSEHEGATLSAPTPRLLKRPFQLLIAAAMERNPTQFQLPSELTCTTALPGSSKRRRKEELLGKPFRRPQHELDPNGLVPLPVKVCFSCSRSCRLAPLIQCDYCPLLFHMDCLDPPLTALPAGKWMCPNHVEHLVLNQRSLSLSSRCQLFDHFQDRMSQHAVKLDFLRRVHRQNAPNRRTTHQHNKKTMKVPDAIKSQYQNPPHMLLPAGVRQLELVCSGVPDHQPSKHLTSEAEQQEWLQDVIALQCSIMRHLSIKQKASSAASTLSPVTSSTEWVSEQKASTKSCVTSEGMKTPSSLGRTSLPDPCSKPCSTPNDPQGASLLRDTLAETGVCKCSPTPCQNCRKPNGPLAEECQPPKANGPIDCNSASDSCRQAELQHRLMTSTTPPDSAPASVLVNHIGAETVKKEPESTTEACAQKNCPTALTIWPHSGQQNHRSQTVLQQECMSSDEKPTYSITSSARSYTPPKGNQEHDSTKLRSSSLSPDIKAGPGLMGSLLPSTLSSIANLSSCMKDGKEEERGIELDKLDAEMIKLLAWQRIQQLFPPKVPSTPLPPATSAAPKTPTPCPDSQKKVQARAVFYPLTGKGGAVSMCYRTLYIGSGADMDVCLTNYGHCNYISGKHACIFYDENTKHYELLNYSEHGTTVDNVLYSCDFSEKASPSPPSGLVAKVQGIIRRSKKREDDEGPSSVVGLLPAGGVMSSQPQGGSEPSCSCKASSSSLIGGSGAGWEGTALLHHGSYIKLGCLQFVFSITEFASKQPKEEQTTTPAASCTSTSSNGSSSAASTTTSTAPTTTFTQPQPPPPPPPPTPNTATVSSPSSQDETDTETVPPHQVPVLRSNSIP from the exons ATGTTCGAAAAAA AGAAGCGAGAGCAGAAGTCAGAACAGACCAACGGCCTACCGGAGAAGTCCTCATCTAAGCGCTCCGTGTCCCCGGCCGTGGAGCTGGAGCTCAACGCCGGCCCACTGCGGCTCGACGGCCTGCCTCCGGGGGCCGGAGCAGCAGGTCCCGGCCTGCGAGTGGCTCAGGTACGCCTCTTGGACCGCAGGACCAGCAGCAGGCCGAGCAGCCGGCCCGGAACGCCCACCTCCAACACTTCGTCCACCCCGACCCCCTCCGAGGAGCAGAACGACGGGGAGGAAGAGGCAGCAGAGCCCGAGGATGAAGTTCTGGGCTCAGAGCACGAGGGTGCTACGCTATCCGCTCCGACTCCACGCCTCCTCAAGAGGCCCTTTCAGCTGCTAATAGCAGCCGCtatggagagaaaccctacgcAGTTCCAGCTGCCCAGTGAGCTCACCTGCACCACTGCACTACCAG GCAGCAGTAAacggaggagaaaagaggagctACTGGGGAAGCCATTCAGGAGGCCTCAGCATGAACTGGATCCCAATGGTCTGGTCCCTCTACCTGTCAAAGTATGCTTTTCTTGCAGCAG GAGTTGCAGGTTGGCCCCCCTGATCCAGTGTGACTATTGTCCCCTTCTTTTCCACATGGACTGTCTGGACCCTCCACTCACAGCTTTACCTGCTGGCAAATGGATGTGTCCAAACCATGTTGAGCACTTAGTG CTGAATCAGAGGAGCCTGAGCCTGTCCAGTCGCTGTCAGCTCTTTGACCATTTCCAGGACAGGATGTCCCAGCACGCCGTCAAGTTGGACTTCCTACGTAGAGTCCATCGGCAGAACGCACCCAACCGGCGCACAACCCACCAGCACAATAAGAAGACCATGAAG GTGCCAGATGCCATCAAGTCCCAGTACCAGAATCCTCCCCACATGCTGCTTCCTGCAGGGGTGCGCCAGTTGGAGCTGGTATGTAGCGGCGTGCCTGACCACCAGCCCTCAAAGCACCTCACCTCAGAGGCTGAGCAGCAGGAG TGGCTTCAGGATGTCATCGCCCTCCAGTGCAGCATCATGCGACACCTATCCATCAAGCAGAAGGCTTCGTCCGCAGCATCCACCCTGTCGCCAGTAACATCGTCAACAGAGTGGGTTTCTGAGCAGAAAGCCAGTACTAAATCATGTGTAACATCAGAGGGCATGAAAACTCCGTCTTCTTTAGGAAGGACTTCCCTCCCCGACCCCTGCTCTAAACCCTGCAGTACGCCCAATGACCCCCAGGGGGCCTCGCTCTTAAGGGACACCCTTGCAGAGACGGGTGTTTGTAAATGCAGCCCGACGCCATGTCAGAACTGTAGGAAACCCAACGGACCTCTAGCAGAGGAGTGTCAGCCTCCCAAAGCCAACGGACCTATAGACTGTAACAGTGCCTCGGACTCCTGCAGGCAGGCTGAGCTGCAGCACAGACTGATGACCAGTACGACACCCCCGGACTCAGCTCCCGCCTCTGTGCTGGTGAACCACATAGGAGCAGAAACGGTTAAAAAGGAGCCCGAGAGCACTACAGAGGCCTGCGCTCAGAAGAACTGCCCCACTGCCCTGACGATATGGCCCCACAGCGGCCAGCAGAACCACAGGAGCCAGACGGTCCTCCAGCAGGAGTGTATGAGCAGCGATGAAAAACCAACCTACTCCATCACCAGCAGCGCCCGCTCATACACACCACCTAAAGGCAACCAGGAGCACGACTCAACCAAGCTGAGGTCGTCTTCACTCTCTCCAG ACATAAAGGCTGGTCCTGGACTGATGGGATCACTGCTGCCCAGCACTCTCTCCTCCATCGCTAACCTGTCCAGCTGCATGAAAGAtggaaaggaggaggaaagag ggattGAGCTGGACAAACTGGATGCAGAGATGATCAAGCTCCTGGCCTGGCAGAGGATCCAGCAGCTCTTCCCCCCCAAAGTGCCCAGCACTCCACTTCCCCCGGCCACCAGCGCAGCCCCCAAAACCCCAACACCCTGCCCTGACA GTCAGAAGAAGGTCCAAGCCCGAGCCGTCTTCTACCCTCTGACAGGAAAAGGAGGAGCTGTCAGCATGTGCTATAGGACGTTATATATAGGATCAG GTGCTGACATGGACGTGTGCCTTACAAACTACGGCCATTGCAACTACATATCGGGGAAACACGCCTGTATTTTCTATGATGAG AATACCAAGCACTATGAGCTGCTCAATTACAGCGAGCACGGCACCACCGTTGACAACGTCCTCTACTCGTGTGACTTCTCTGAGAAGGCCTCTCCATCTCCACCaagcgggctggtggccaaaGTCCAAGGCATCATAC GCCGCAGTAAGAAGCGCGAGGACGACGAGGGTCCCAGCTCCGTGGTGGGTTTGTTGCCGGCCGGCGGAGTGATGAGCAGCCAGCCTCAGGGCGGCTCCGAGCCGTCGTGCAGCTGTAAGGCGAGCAGCTCCAGCCTGATCGGAGGCAGCGGGGCGGGTTGGGAGGGCACGGCCCTACTCCACCACGGCAGCTACATCAAACTGGGTTGCCTCCAGTTTGTCTTCAGCATCACCGAGTTCGCCAGTAAGCAGCCCAAAGAGGAGCAGACCACCACGCCCGCAGCCAGTTGCACTAGCACCAGCAGCAACGGCAGCAGCAGCGCGGCCAGCACCACTACCAGTACCgcccccaccaccaccttcacacaaccacaaccaccaccaccaccaccaccaccaacacccaACACTGCCACAGTGAGCAGCCCCTCCAGCCAGGATGAGACCGACACTGAGACTGTCCCTCCCCACCAAGTGCCCGTACTGCGCTCCAACTCTATTCCATAA